The Chiloscyllium punctatum isolate Juve2018m chromosome 12, sChiPun1.3, whole genome shotgun sequence genome includes a region encoding these proteins:
- the LOC140483920 gene encoding E3 SUMO-protein ligase ZBED1-like, with translation MEGDSDIVHCGSSFVKIERPQLVEKSNTTSEVWRYFGFQPGSDGRPENIETPVCKICFRVIPAKASNTSNLYAHLKSQHPHIYIEVKGKPNQAPPTTTASGEPGREQTATMREIFQRKDKFDPKPREHRELTKAVTYYVTKDRMPLSTISKPGFQHLLSKFNPRYELPSKNYFSRVAIPSLYADVRKVVEKELKSGDCFAATVETWTSRNNEMYLTCGVQYVDNDWILKSHCLQTQYLPDEHTGQSLKCALEDVLEEWGLDPINLVAITTDNGPAIKHACELLGWKRITCFSRNLQCSLQKGLEDSRIERIIQLSRQIFSQFSRSWRRKRDFSIAQSQKGLPRNSLKADVNYHWGTTLNMLERFLEQQDAVRAVLAHDHKICRLVPTWQDIDVLESVISVLRPFREMTEALSSEKFISISAINPLIKHICNDLVREEQEELTLSFLMRMRIKRDLEMRYGDPDLVHFLEKVTFIDPRFGPTCVDNLENVLQQIKGEILAGKIAEESSLFQISFDGSTVSPLSSCSWYDRDSPGPSQPKKAKYGGGLAKVFGKQSGDGGTDKVVTTSVSLQEQLDRELDFYFKEPKLSLESCPLQWWKATQNCLPLLAKLAKKYLCISAMNVASERAFSNSSYALTEYRSSVKPKHMDQLVFLAENLP, from the coding sequence ATGGAAGGAGACAGTGACATTGTACATTGTGGATCATcatttgtgaaaattgaaaggccTCAGCTTGTGGAGAAAAGCAACACTACATCAGAAGTGTGGAGATATTTCGGCTTCCAACCTGGCAGTGATGGTAGACCAGAAAACATTGAAACTCCTGTCTGTAAAATCTGTTTCCGTGTCATTCCAGCAAAAGCTTCAAACACAAGTAATCTTTATGCACATCTGAAATCGCAACACCCCCATATTTATATAGAAGTGAAAGGAAAACCCAACCAGGCACCACCAACCACTACAGCTTCTGGGGAGCCAGGCAGGGAACAGACCGCCACCATGCGGGAGATCTTTCAGCGAAAGGATAAATTTGATCCAAAGCCCAGAGAGCACAGGGAGCTGACTAAGGCTGTGACTTACTACGTCACCAAGGATAGAATGCCTCTGAGTACCATTTCCAAGCCTGGCTTTCAGCACCTCTTGAGCAAGTTCAACCCAAGGTATGAGCTGCCAAGCAAGAATTACTTTTCCAGAGTAGCTATTCCATCACTTTATGCAGATGTTCGCAAAGTTGTTGAGAAAGAGTTAAAGAGTGGAGATTGTTTTGCTGCAACTGTTGAAACATGGACAAGTAGGAACAATGAAATGTACCTGACATGTGGGGTTCAATATGTAGACAATGATTGGATCCTCAAAAGCCATTGTCTGCAGACTCAGTATCTACCAGATGAACACACCGGTCAGAGTCTAAAGTGTGCCCTTGAAGATGTGCTGGAAGAGTGGGGTCTAGACCCAATCAACCTTGTAGCCATCACTACTGACAATGGACCTGCTATTAAACATGCCTGTGAGTTACTAGGCTGGAAGAGAATAACTTGCTTCAGTCGGAACTTGCAATGTTCTCTCCAAAAAGGTCTCGAGGATTCCCGCATTGAACGAATCATACAGTTGTCCCGTCAAATATTTTCTCAGTTTTCACGCAGCTGGAGGAGGAAGCGGGATTTTTCTATAGCACAAAGTCAGAAAGGGCTTCCAAGGAATTCACTGAAAGCAGATGTCAACTACCATTGGGGGACTACTTTGAATATGTTGGAAAGATTTCTTGAGCAACAGGATGCTGTCAGAGCTGTGTTAGCTCATGATCATAAAATATGTCGCCTTGTTCCAACGTGGCAGGACATTGATGTTCTTGAGTCAGTTATAAGTGTTTTACGTCCTTTTCGTGAAATGACTGAAGCCCTGTCTTCAGAAAAATTCATTTCTATTTCAGCAATAAATCCTCTTATAAAGCACATTTGCAATGATCTTGTGAGAGAGGAACAAGAGGAGTTGACTCTTAGTTTTCTCATGAGAATGCGAATCAAACGAGACCTTGAAATGCGATATGGAGACCCAGACTTGGTTCATTTTCTGGAGAAAGTTACATTCATTGATCCCCGCTTTGGTCCCACTTGTGTAGACAATCTAGAAAATGTCCTGCAGCAAATTAAAGGAGAGATTCTTGCTGGAAAAATAGCTGAAGAATCATCATTGTTTCAAATTAGCTTTGATGGCTCAACTGTTTCGCCATTGAGCTCTTGCAGCTGGTATGATCGAGATAGCCCAGGGCCAAGTCAACCAAAGAAGGCCAAATATGGTGGGGGACTTGCCAAGGTATTTGGAAAACAGAGTGGAGATGGAGGTACAGACAAAGTGGTGACGACGTCTGTGTCACTACAAGAACAGCTTGACCGAGAACTGGATTTTTATTTCAAGGAGCCTAAACTCTCTCTAGAGAGCTGTCCTCTTCAATGGTGGAAAGCCACTCAGAATTGTCTGCCTTTACTGGCAAAGTTAGCCAAAAAGTATCTCTGTATTTCTGCAATGAATGTGGCATCAGAGAGAGCATTCAGCAATAGTAGTTATGCACTTACTGAGTACCGAAGCAGCGTGAAGCCAAAACATATGGACCAGCTGGTGTTCTTAGCTGAAAATCTCCCATGA